From Corvus cornix cornix isolate S_Up_H32 chromosome 5, ASM73873v5, whole genome shotgun sequence, the proteins below share one genomic window:
- the NDUFS8 gene encoding NADH dehydrogenase [ubiquinone] iron-sulfur protein 8, mitochondrial isoform X1, giving the protein MRSARGGGQGSGRRRALGADPAGGRGVGPDTALPSAPPPPRRGYTQGPAMAALRLLYRAARAGPPAPLGSLRPLSTSTPRDCYKYVNIREPAMDMRSITDRAAQTLLWTELVRGLAMTLSYLFREPATINYPFEKGPLSPRFRGEHALRRYPSGEERCIACKLCEAVCPAQAITIEAEPRADGSRRTTRYDIDMTKCIYCGFCQEACPVDAIVEGPNFEFSTETHEELLYNKEKLLNNGDKWEAEIAANIQADYLYR; this is encoded by the exons ATGCGCAGTGCCCGCGGGGGCGGCCAGGGGTCAGGACGCCGGAGGGCCCTTGGGGCAG ATCCCGCTGGGGGCAGAGGAGTCGGCCCGGACACTGCGCTACCCTCCGCGCCTCCCCCTCCCCGAAGGGGATACACGCAGG GACCGGCCATGGCAGCGCTGCGACTGCTGTACCGGGCTGCCCGCGCAG gccccccggccccgctgggctCCCTGCGCCCGCTcagcaccagcacccccagggacTGTTACA AGTACGTCAACATCCGGGAGCCGGCCATGGACATGCGATCCATCACCGACCGTGCCGCCCAGACCCTGCTCTGGACCGAGCTTGTCCGAG GCCTGGCCATGACCCTGAGCTACCTTTTCCGTGAGCCGGCCACCATCAATTACCCGTTTGAGAAGGGCCCGCTGAGCCCGCGGTTCCGCGGGGAGCACGCGCTGCGCCGGTACCCGTCTGGGGAGGAGCGCTGCATCGCCTGCAAGCTCTGCGAGGCCGTGTGCCCGGCACAG GCCATCACCATCGAGGCCGAGCCCCGCGCCGACGGCAGCCGCCGCACCACCCGCTACGACATTGACATGACCAAGTGCATCTACTGCGGGTTCTGCCAGGAGGCTTGTCCTGTGGATGCCATCGTGGAG GGCCCCAATTTTGAGTTCTCGACGGAGACACACGAGGAGCTGCTCTACAACAAGGAGAAGCTGCTCAACAACGGCGACAAGTGGGAGGCCGAGATTGCGGCCAACATCCAGGCTGATTACCTGTACCGGTGA
- the NDUFS8 gene encoding NADH dehydrogenase [ubiquinone] iron-sulfur protein 8, mitochondrial isoform X2: MRSARGGGQGSGRRRALGAGPAMAALRLLYRAARAGPPAPLGSLRPLSTSTPRDCYKYVNIREPAMDMRSITDRAAQTLLWTELVRGLAMTLSYLFREPATINYPFEKGPLSPRFRGEHALRRYPSGEERCIACKLCEAVCPAQAITIEAEPRADGSRRTTRYDIDMTKCIYCGFCQEACPVDAIVEGPNFEFSTETHEELLYNKEKLLNNGDKWEAEIAANIQADYLYR, encoded by the exons ATGCGCAGTGCCCGCGGGGGCGGCCAGGGGTCAGGACGCCGGAGGGCCCTTGGGGCAG GACCGGCCATGGCAGCGCTGCGACTGCTGTACCGGGCTGCCCGCGCAG gccccccggccccgctgggctCCCTGCGCCCGCTcagcaccagcacccccagggacTGTTACA AGTACGTCAACATCCGGGAGCCGGCCATGGACATGCGATCCATCACCGACCGTGCCGCCCAGACCCTGCTCTGGACCGAGCTTGTCCGAG GCCTGGCCATGACCCTGAGCTACCTTTTCCGTGAGCCGGCCACCATCAATTACCCGTTTGAGAAGGGCCCGCTGAGCCCGCGGTTCCGCGGGGAGCACGCGCTGCGCCGGTACCCGTCTGGGGAGGAGCGCTGCATCGCCTGCAAGCTCTGCGAGGCCGTGTGCCCGGCACAG GCCATCACCATCGAGGCCGAGCCCCGCGCCGACGGCAGCCGCCGCACCACCCGCTACGACATTGACATGACCAAGTGCATCTACTGCGGGTTCTGCCAGGAGGCTTGTCCTGTGGATGCCATCGTGGAG GGCCCCAATTTTGAGTTCTCGACGGAGACACACGAGGAGCTGCTCTACAACAAGGAGAAGCTGCTCAACAACGGCGACAAGTGGGAGGCCGAGATTGCGGCCAACATCCAGGCTGATTACCTGTACCGGTGA
- the TCIRG1 gene encoding V-type proton ATPase 116 kDa subunit a3 has protein sequence MGSLFRSEEVCLAQLFLQSASAYSCISELGERGLLEFRDLNPKVSPFQRRFVGEVRRCEEMEKTFTFLQQELRSAGRVPGPCPESPRAPAAREALRVQEQSEQLAQELREVSRNRASLRGRLRDLRQYLHVLREGQRFTSLPASLGSPPRPRALSEREPILDPSLHQHLERKINFVAGVIHPWRVTAFERLLWRACRGYLVASFVEMPEPMEDPASGESITWVIFLISYWGEQIGQKIRKISDCFHCQVYPYPESEASRTDTITGLHSQIQDLSVVLEETEQYLAQVLDKVALALPTWRVQVQKMKAIYLVLNQCSFDVTEKCLIAEVWCPVRDLTQVQDALRQGSYQSGSSVECFVQRIPTSESPPTLIRTNKFTAGFQSIVDAYGVASYQEVNPAPYAIITFPFIFAIMFGDVGHGLLMFLFALWMVLYEDSPRLRQGTNEIWLMFFEGRYLILLMGAFSIYTGFIYNECFSKATAIFPSAWSVATMANRSSWSSAYLATHPSLTLDPNVTGVFRGPYPFGIDPIWSLATNHLNFLNSFKMKMSVVLGIVHMGFGVVLGVFNHVHFQQRHRLVLEFLPEMIFLLALFGYLVFLIFYKWIKFSAADSLVAPSILIHFIDMFLFTSNAENLPLYPGQVPVQMVLVVLALASVPVLLLGTPLYQWCRQRAPRTPVSMGEQEPLLEGQEAGNSVNATKEDVESGGHSPDAKHLDFTEIFMHQAIHTIEYCLGCVSNTASYLRLWALSLAHAQLSEVLWTMVMRNGFVRLSYVGGVVLVPVFAAFAVLTVAILLVMEGLSAFLHALRLHWVEFQNKFYVGAGYKLCPFAFAPDTWE, from the exons ATGGGGTCCCTGTTCCGCAGCGAGGAGGTTTGCCTGgcccagctcttcctccagTCGGCTTCTGCCTACAGCTGCATCAGCGAGCTGGGCGAGCGGGGGCTGCTGGAGTTCAGAGAC CTGAACCCCAAAGTGAGCCCCTTCCAGCGGCGCTTCGTGGGCGAGGTGCGGCGCTGCGAGGAGATGGAGAAAACCTTCA ccttcctgcagcaggagctgcggAGCGCGGGGCGGGTGCCGGGGCCGTGTCCCGAGAGCCCGCGGGCGCCGGCGGCGCGGGAAGCGCTGCGGGTGCAGGAGCAGTCGGAGCAGCTGGCGCAGGAGCTGCGGGAGGTCAGCCGGAACCGCGCGTCCCTGCGCGGCCGCCTGCGGGACCTGCGCCAGTACCTGCACGTGCTGCGCGAGGGACAGCGCTTCACCAGCCTGCCG GCCTCCCTGGGCTCCCCGCCGCGGCCACGGGCGCTCTCGGAGCGTGAGCCCATCCTCGACCCCTCCCTGCACCAGCACCTCGAACGCAAGATCAA CTTCGTGGCCGGCGTCATCCACCCGTGGCGAGTGACCGCCTTCGAGCGGCTGCTGTGGCGTGCCTGCCGTGGGTACCTGGTGGCCTCCTTCGTGGAGATGCCCGAGCCCATGGAGGACCCGGCCTCG ggcgAGAGCATCACCTGGGTCATCTTCCTCATCTCCTACTGGGGCGAGCAGATCGGGCAGAAGATCCGTAAGATCTCGGACTG ctTCCACTGCCAGGTGTATCCGTACCCGGAGAGCGAGGCCAGCAGGACAGACACCATTACCGGGCTGCACAGCCAGATCCAGGACCTCAGTGTG GTgctggaggagacagagcagtACCTGGCACAGGTGCTGGACAAGGTGGCGCTGGCGCTGCCCACCTGGCGCGTGCAGGTGCAGAAGATGAAGGCCATCTACCTCGTCCTCAACCAATGCAGCTTCGATGTCACCGAGAAGTGCCTCATCGCCGAGGTCTGGTGCCCCGTGCGGGACCTCACCCAAGTGCAGGATGCCCTGCGCCAGGGATCC TACCAGAGCGGCTCCAGTGTGGAGTGCTTCGTGCAGCGCATCCCCACCTCGGAGAGCCCCCCCACCCTCATCCGCACCAACAAGTTCACTGCCGGCTTCCAGAGCATTGTGGATGCCTACGGGGTGGCCAGTTACCAGGAGGTGAACCCCG CACCCTACGCCATCATCACCTTCCCCTTCATCTTCGCCATCATGTTCGGGGACGTGGGGCACGGGCTGCTCATGTTCCTCTTCGCGCTCTGGATGGTGCTGTACGAGGACAGCCCGCGCCTGCGGCAGGGCACCAACGAG ATCTGGCTGATGTTCTTTGAGGGGCGCTATCTCATCCTGCTCATGGGTGCTTTCTCCATCTACACCGGCTTCATCTACAACGAGTGCTTCAGCAAAGCCACCGCCATCTTCCCCTCTGCCTGGAGTGTGGCCACCATGGCCAACCGCTCCTCCTGGAG ctctgcatACCTCGCCACCCACCCCTCTCTCACCCTGGACCCCAATGTCACCGGTGTCTTCCGAGGGCCGTATCCATTTGGGATCGACCCA ATCTGGAGCTTGGCCACCAACCACCTCAACTTCCTCAACTCCTTCAAGATGAAGATGTCTGTGGTGCTGGGCATCGTGCACATGGGCTTCGGCGTCGTGTTGGGGGTCTTCAACCATGT GCACTTCCAGCAGCGGCACCGGCTGGTCCTGGAGTTCCTCCCGGAGATGATTTTCCTCCTGGCGCTTTTTGGCTACCtggtcttcctcatcttctaCAAGTGGATCAAGTTCAGTGCTGCTGACTCCCTGGTGGCCCCCAGCATCCTCATCCACTTCATCGACATGTTCCTCTTCACCTCCAATGCCGAGAACCTCCCACTCTACCCAGGGCAG GTGCCGGTGCAGatggtgctggtggtgctggcGCTGGCGTCGGTGCCCGTCCTGCTCCTGGGGACGCCGCTGTACCAGTGGTGCCGGCAGCGCGCCCCGAGGACG CCGGTGTCCATGGGGGAGCAGGAGCCGCTGCTAGAGGGGCAGGAGGCCGGGAACTCCGTCAACGCCACCAAGGAGGACGTGGAGAGCGGGGGGCACAGCCCTGATGCCAAG cacttGGACTTCACTGAAATCTTCATGCACCAGGCAATCCACACCATCGAGTACTGCCTGGGCTGTGTCTCCAATACTGCGTCCTACCTGCGGCTCTGGGCGCTCAGCCTGGCGCACGCCC AGCTCTCGGAGGTCCTGTGGACCATGGTGATGCGGAACGGCTTCGTGCGGCTGAGCTATGTGGGCGGCGTGGTGCTGGTGCCCGTCTTTGCCGCCTTCGCCGTGCTGACTGTGGCCATCCTGCTGGTGATGGAGGGGCTCTCCGCCTTCCTCCATGCCCTGCGCCTGCACTG GGTGGAGTTCCAGAATAAGTTCTACGTGGGTGCTGGGTACAAGCTGTGCCCTTTCGCCTTCGCCCCGGACACCTGGGAATAG
- the NDUFS8 gene encoding NADH dehydrogenase [ubiquinone] iron-sulfur protein 8, mitochondrial isoform X3 produces MAALRLLYRAARAGPPAPLGSLRPLSTSTPRDCYKYVNIREPAMDMRSITDRAAQTLLWTELVRGLAMTLSYLFREPATINYPFEKGPLSPRFRGEHALRRYPSGEERCIACKLCEAVCPAQAITIEAEPRADGSRRTTRYDIDMTKCIYCGFCQEACPVDAIVEGPNFEFSTETHEELLYNKEKLLNNGDKWEAEIAANIQADYLYR; encoded by the exons ATGGCAGCGCTGCGACTGCTGTACCGGGCTGCCCGCGCAG gccccccggccccgctgggctCCCTGCGCCCGCTcagcaccagcacccccagggacTGTTACA AGTACGTCAACATCCGGGAGCCGGCCATGGACATGCGATCCATCACCGACCGTGCCGCCCAGACCCTGCTCTGGACCGAGCTTGTCCGAG GCCTGGCCATGACCCTGAGCTACCTTTTCCGTGAGCCGGCCACCATCAATTACCCGTTTGAGAAGGGCCCGCTGAGCCCGCGGTTCCGCGGGGAGCACGCGCTGCGCCGGTACCCGTCTGGGGAGGAGCGCTGCATCGCCTGCAAGCTCTGCGAGGCCGTGTGCCCGGCACAG GCCATCACCATCGAGGCCGAGCCCCGCGCCGACGGCAGCCGCCGCACCACCCGCTACGACATTGACATGACCAAGTGCATCTACTGCGGGTTCTGCCAGGAGGCTTGTCCTGTGGATGCCATCGTGGAG GGCCCCAATTTTGAGTTCTCGACGGAGACACACGAGGAGCTGCTCTACAACAAGGAGAAGCTGCTCAACAACGGCGACAAGTGGGAGGCCGAGATTGCGGCCAACATCCAGGCTGATTACCTGTACCGGTGA
- the TBX10 gene encoding LOW QUALITY PROTEIN: T-box transcription factor TBX10 (The sequence of the model RefSeq protein was modified relative to this genomic sequence to represent the inferred CDS: deleted 1 base in 1 codon), with protein sequence MPGNGATDASCTPTTPMAAFLGGPGEGSLCTPGLGWAGEGTGASGKNQRVCHAAARLEMGSLWEEFNRLGTEMIVTKAGRRMFPTFQVKLSGLDPLADYVLLMDFIPLDDKRYRYAFHSSSWLAAGRAEPAAPGRVHFHPDSPAKGAQWMRQIVSFDKLKLTNNLLDDNGHIILNSMHRYQPRFHVVFVDPRRDSERFAHQNFKSFSFPETQFMAVTAYQNHRITQLKIASNPFAKGFRGWCGVPAGSLLGAMPHARATPLPPHPEKQEKAVGLWLLPPNNQQHPPVSLSSLHPPSSPSTAPLVSMWGPNPAPCPYPLPAFPPLSTYGPAMAPTFSYGQQ encoded by the exons ATGCCGGGGAATGGAGCCACAGACGCCTCTTGCACTCCCACCACACCCATGGCAG CCTTCCTGGGGGGCCCGGGCGAGGGGTCTCTGTGCACCCCCGGCCTCGGGTGGGCTGGCGAGGGGACAGGGGCCAGTGGCAAGAACCAGCGGGTGTGCCACGCCGCAGCACGGCTGGAGATGGGCAGCCTCTGGGAGGAGTTCAACCGCTTGGGCACCGAGATGATCGTCACCAAGGCAGGCAG GAGGATGTTCCCCACCTTTCAGGTGAAGCTGTCGGGGTTGGATCCGTTGGCTGACTATGTCCTGCTCATGGATTTCATCCCACTGGATGACAAGAGATACAG ATACGCCTTCCACAGCTCATCCTGGCTGGcggcgggccgggccgagccggcAGCTCCCGGCCGCGTTCACTTCCACCCCGACTCCCCGGCCAAGGGCGCCCAGTGGATGCGGCAGATCGTGTCCTTCGACAAGCTCAAGCTGACCAACAACCTCCTGGATGACAATGGCCAC ATCATCCTCAACTCCATGCACCGCTACCAGCCCCGCTTCCACGTCGTCTTCGTGGACCCACGGCGTGACAGCGAGCGCTTTGCCCACCAGAACTTCAAGTCCTTCAGCTTCCCCGAGACCCAGTTCATGGCAGTGACGGCCTACCAGAACCACCGG ATCACCCAGCTGAAGATCGCCAGCAAC CCCTTCGCCAAGGGATTTCGGGGATG GTGCGGGGTGCCAGCAGGGTCCCTGCTGGGTGCGATGCCCCATGCCCGGGCCACGCCGCTGCCCCCTCACCCCgagaagcaggagaaag CCGtggggctctggctgctgccccCCAACAACCAGCAGCACCCCCCAGTTTCCCTGAGCTCCCTGCACCCACCTTCCAGCCCCTCAACTGCCCCCCTGGTGTCTATGTGGGGGCCAAACCCCGCACCCTGCCCCTACCCCCTGCCCGCCTTCCCCCCACTCAGCACTTACGGCCCTGCCATGGCCCCCACCTTCAGCTATGGCCAACAGTGA